A region from the Ptychodera flava strain L36383 chromosome 12, AS_Pfla_20210202, whole genome shotgun sequence genome encodes:
- the LOC139145632 gene encoding uncharacterized protein — MCTHCSINPIKATTLMSCIKSMGNKLPTPTLSAVHSGHYMTFFEVTNHIKHLKQQAQGPDVGCPSLSEVKLCPRGCMYVISSKTDGERHELLVHYNERQNELQTKRRERKRNANETRSDHDWVCKFRLVDGVQCQFSCQTYYGLRNHKQETQHFERQSTCHSKL; from the exons ATGTGCACTCACTGTTCAATAAACCCTATCAAGGCTACAACTCTAATGAgttgcattaagagtatggggaACAAGCTACCAACCCCAACTCTCAGTGCCGTCCATAGTGGTCACtacatgacattttttgaagTGACCAATCATATCAAGCACCTAAAACAGCAGGCACAAG GTCCTGATGTTGGTTGTCCATCTCTGTCTGAAGTGAAGCTGTGTCCACGgggctgtatgtatgtaatatcatCCAAAACTGATGGGGAAAGACATGAACTCCTGGTTCATTACAATGAGAGGCAGAATGAGCTTCAAACCAagagaagagagagaaagagaaatgCAAATGAAACCAGAAGTGATCATGACTGGGTGTGCAAATTTAGACTGGTGGATGGAGTGCAGTGTCAGTTCAG ctGTCAAACCTACTATGGTTTAAGAAACCACAAACAGGAAACACAACACTTTGAGAGACAATCCACCTGCCACTCTAAATTATGA